The Clupea harengus chromosome 6, Ch_v2.0.2, whole genome shotgun sequence genome contains a region encoding:
- the LOC105889064 gene encoding uncharacterized protein LOC105889064, which produces MVNAKESSKTKANQLVWTNSEVKLLLRVTLDYKSNKLQEGVDWESCKWKYEDIKGLFEAQYPNKSTEKDFPHDVKTISRIQVQTKLKNIRKNYRKAVVAGRRSGSRVVLKYFELCEQLWGGSPATQCIDAAIETSDQEGIEDLEYSSSESAETADSEPTEAIQNLSPAVVKKRRDLLQAKLNNHRGDRLKRKVPATPLEQEDLQIKRRMEEKNPGTFSVQTRSSRRLISADTVSSLRPCPHAVTLLQTTEENGEGDMEHANKACKLYTNSAEEDDNNKKMANAKESSKTKIDLLVWTDNEVKLLLQVTLDYKSNKIQEGVDWESCKSKYEDIKGLFEAQYPNNSTGGDFPHDAKTMSRIQVTTKLKNIKRNYRKAVDTGCRSGNGRVVLMNFELCEQLWGGSPATQCIDAAIETGDLEDLEVSSPETAETADSEPTEAIQNLSPAVVKKRRDLLQAKLNNHRGDRLKRKVPATPLEQSHKVAEMKISKGSSRTNSAVEENNNNKKIANAEESSKTQIDSLVWTDDEVKLLLQVTLDYKSNKIQEGVEWESCKSKYEDIKGLFEAQYPKNSTEKDFPHDAKTISRVQVTSKLKNVKMNYRKAVDAGRRSGNGRVVLIYFELCEQLWGGSPATQCIDAAIETSDQEGIEDLEYSSSESEETADSEPTEAIRNFPPAVVKKRRDLLQAKLNNHRGDRLKRKVPATPLEQEDLQIKRRMLALMEENSRRNSDNIAQINTNIGQITSTIQDGISLMRELLLQPNASNFAHPHSSSVGNGQFQGHPPAFMHTTPHPSTPAFRHTPRPQQANTHNHMPPQYPPTHAAPQQSFSYG; this is translated from the exons atGGTGAACGCAAAGGAAAGCTCCAAGACCAAAGCCAATCAATTGGTGTGGACAAACAGCGAGGTGAAACTCCTGTTGCGAGTCACTCTAGACTACAAATCAAATAAGCTACAGGAGGGTGTCGACTGGGAGTCCTGCAAGTGGAAGTACGAGGACATAAAGGGCCTGTTTGAGGCGCAATACCCGAATAAATCGACAGAGAAGGATTTCCCTCACGACGTGAAAACAATATCAAGAATACAGGTCCAAACCAAGTTGAAAAATATACGAAAGAACTACAGGAAGGCGGTGGTCGCTGGGCGTCGAAGTGGCAGTCGGGTGGTGCTCAAGTATTTTGAGCTATGTGAGCAGCTTTGGGGTGGCTCGCCTGCTACGCAATGTATCGACGCCGCCATCGAGACGAGTGACCAGGAGGGCATTGAGGACCTCGAATACTCCTCTTCAGAGTCAGCGGAGACTGCTGATTCTGAACCAACTGAAGCCATACAAAATCTCTCTCCTGCGGTTGTAAAGAAGCGCAGGGATTTGCTCCAG GCAAAGCTGAACAACCACAGAGGGGACAGGCTAAAGAGGAAGGTACCGGCTACCCCCCTCGAGCAGGAGGATCTTCAAATAAAGAGGCGGATGGAGGAGaaaaatccggggacattttcagttcaaacAC GGTCTTCAAGAAGATTGATCTCCGCTGACACAGTGTCATCCCTAAGGCCCTGTCCACATGCTGTAACactgctacagacaactgaagaaaacggagaaggtGACATGGAGCATGCGAATAAAGCATGCAAGCTGTATACAAACTCCGCAGAAGAAGACGACAACAACAAGAAGATGGCGAACGCAAAGGAAAGCTCCAAGACCAAAATCGATTTGTTGGTGTGGACAGACAACGAAGTGAAACTCCTGTTGCAAGTCACTCTGGACTACAAATCAAATAAGATACAGGAGGGTGTCGACTGGGAGTCCTGCAAGTCGAAGTACGAGGACATAAAGGGCCTGTTTGAGGCGCAATACCCGAATAACTCGACGGGGGGGGATTTCCCTCACGACGCGAAAACAATGTCAAGAATACAGGTCACAACCAAGTTGAAAAACATTAAAAGGAACTACAGGAAGGCAGTGGACACTGGGTGTCGAAGTGGCAATGGGCGGGTGGTGCTCATGAATTTTGAGCTCTGTGAGCAGCTTTGGGGTGGCTCGCCTGCTACGCAGTGTATAGACGCCGCCATCGAGACGGGTGACCTGGAGGACCTCGAAGTCTCCTCTCCAGAGACAGCGGAGACTGCCGATTCTGAACCAACTGAAGCCATACAAAATCTCTCTCCTGCGGTTGTAAAGAAGCGCAGGGATTTGCTCCAG GCAAAGCTGAACAACCACAGAGGGGACAGGCTAAAGAGGAAGGTTCCGGCTACCCCCCTTGAGCAGAgtcacaaagtggctgaaatgaagattagtaaag GATCTTCAAGAACAAACTCCGCAGtagaagaaaacaacaacaataagaaGATAGCGAACGCAGAGGAAAGCTCCAAGACCCAAATCGATTCGTTGGTGTGGACAGACGACGAGGTGAAACTCCTGTTGCAAGTCACTCTGGACTACAAATCAAATAAGATACAGGAGGGTGTCGAATGGGAGTCCTGCAAGTCGAAGTACGAGGACATAAAGGGCCTGTTTGAGGCGCAATACCCGAAGAACTCGACAGAGAAGGATTTCCCTCACGACGCGAAAACAATATCAAGAGTACAGGTCACAAGCAAGTTGAAAAATGTTAAAATGAACTACAGGAAGGCGGTAGACGCTGGGCGTCGAAGTGGCAATGGGCGGGTGGTGCTAATATATTTTGAGCTATGTGAGCAGCTTTGGGGTGGTTCGCCTGCTACGCAATGTATCGACGCCGCCATCGAGACGAGTGACCAGGAGGGCATTGAGGACCTCGAATACTCCTCTTCAGAGTCAGAGGAGACTGCTGATTCTGAACCAACTGAAGCCATACGAAATTTTCCTCCTGCAGTTGTAAAGAAGCGCAGGGATTTGCTCCAG GCAAAGCTGAACAACCACAGAGGGGACAGGCTAAAGAGGAAGGTTCCGGCTACCCCCCTCGAGCAGGAGGATCTTCAAATAAAGAGGCGGATGTTGGCGTTAATGGAGGAGAATTCCAGACGCAACTCGGACAACATTGCCCAAATCAACACAAACATTGGGCAAATTACCAGCACTATACAGGACGGCATCTCCCTGATGAGGGAGTTATTACTCCAGCCCAATGCAAGTAACTTTGCACACCCCCACAGCAGCAGCGTTGGGAATGGGCAATTCCAAGGGCACCCACCAGCTTTCATGCATACCACACCGCACCCCAGTACACCGGCCTTCCGGCACACACCTAGGCCTCaacaagcaaatacacacaatcacatgccaCCCCAATATCCACCAACACATGCCGCCCCACAGCAGTCATTTTCGTACGGATGA